The bacterium genomic interval GTGTTGGGGTAATAACCGAGTTCCTTGAGGATGTTCTCGATCCGTTGTTGGGTCTTGACCCCGACCTTGTGGATGTCCTTCTGGTTCACGACCCGGGAGACCGTCGCGACCGAGACCCCCGCTTTTTGGGCGACATCCTTGATCGTAATGGCCATGGCACCGTCCCCCTTTCATCGTCTGGATCCGCCGAACAAGCGTTGGATGGGCCTTCGACCGGCCCCCGTCCTCATTTTGGAAGCAGTGTCACTTTCAGCATCTTGTCACTTTTTCGCAGTTTAAGGACCGTGTCCATCCCCTCGATGACTTGGCCGAACACCGCGTAATTATTGTCCAGGAAATGGGCGTCCGCCAGGCAGACGTAGAATTGGGAAGAAGCCGAGTTGGGATCCTGGGACCTAGCCATCCCAAGGGCACCGGCCACATGCTGGTGGGCGGTGATCTCCAGCGGTATGGTCTTTCCCGAACCACCCATGCCGGTCCCGAGAGGGTCCCCGCCCTGGATGACGAAGTTCGGCTCATAGCGGTGGAAGGTCAGGCCGTTGTAGAAACCTTTGGAGACAAGGTCGGCGAAGTTCTGGGTCGTGATGGGGACATCACTGAAAAGCTCCGCTTTGAAATTCCCCTGGGTGGTCTCAAAGAGCACCTTGGGATTTGGCTTCGAGGTACACCCCGCCAAAAGGATGAGAACAGCCGATAGGATCAATGATCGCCGGAACATCCGCGCTCCTTATAGTTTATTTCTTGGTCACCTTGACCATCTTGTCGTTCTTCCTGAGCTTAAGGACGTTTTCGAACCCTTCCACGATCCGTCCGAAAACGGCGTAGTTATTATCAAGGAAATGAGCGTCGGAAAGGCAGACATAGAACTGGGAAGAAGCGGAATTGGGATCCTGGGACCGGGCCATGCCCAATGCGCCTTTTTCGTGCTGATGGGCGGTGATCTCCAAAGGGATCCGTTTGTCCGACCCGCCCATGCCCGTGCCGGTCGGATCCCCCCCTTGGATGACGAAATTCGGTTCGAACCGGTGGAAGATCAGGCCATCATAGAATCCCCGGGCGACGAGGCCTAAAAAGTTCTCAGCCGTGGCGGGCACATCGGCGAATATCTCGGCCGTGAAGGCCCCTTGGCTGGTCTCAAAATGGACCAGGGCATTCCCCGATGGGGCGGCGGGACGGACAACCTGCTTTTTAGCGGCCGTCTTGGAAGGTTTCTTTTTCTTTTTGGTCATGGTCCGTTCCTCGTGTTCGATGGTCCA includes:
- a CDS encoding peptidylprolyl isomerase; translation: MTKKKKKPSKTAAKKQVVRPAAPSGNALVHFETSQGAFTAEIFADVPATAENFLGLVARGFYDGLIFHRFEPNFVIQGGDPTGTGMGGSDKRIPLEITAHQHEKGALGMARSQDPNSASSQFYVCLSDAHFLDNNYAVFGRIVEGFENVLKLRKNDKMVKVTKK
- a CDS encoding LacI family DNA-binding transcriptional regulator, which codes for MAITIKDVAQKAGVSVATVSRVVNQKDIHKVGVKTQQRIENILKELGYYPNT
- a CDS encoding peptidylprolyl isomerase, whose amino-acid sequence is MFRRSLILSAVLILLAGCTSKPNPKVLFETTQGNFKAELFSDVPITTQNFADLVSKGFYNGLTFHRYEPNFVIQGGDPLGTGMGGSGKTIPLEITAHQHVAGALGMARSQDPNSASSQFYVCLADAHFLDNNYAVFGQVIEGMDTVLKLRKSDKMLKVTLLPK